Proteins co-encoded in one Nothobranchius furzeri strain GRZ-AD chromosome 4, NfurGRZ-RIMD1, whole genome shotgun sequence genomic window:
- the LOC107388503 gene encoding histone H2B 1/2-like, producing the protein MEAAFFLHSISHLFASSVDSCEDRLQGSDLFFTLCNKSENNYEHRREEEQTDLSAWMGEKNVFDWWILQKNAPKKGSKRAVTKTAGKGGKKRKRTRKESYAIYVYKVLKQVHPDTGISSKAMSIMNSFVNDIFERIASEASRLTHYNKRSTITSREIQTAVRLLLPGELAKHAVSEGTKAVTKFTSSK; encoded by the exons ATGGAAGCAGCATTTTTCCTCCACAGCATTTCTCATTTATTTGCTTCCTCTGTGGATTCTTGTGAGGACAGA CTGCAAGGCAGTGATCTATTTTTCACTCTCTGCAACAAATCTGAGAACAATTACGAGCATCGCCGAGAGGAAGAACAAACTGATTTATCTGCTTGGATGGGGGAAAAAAACGTCTTTGACTGGTGGATCTTACAAAA AAATGCACCCAAGAAGGGCTCCAAGAGAGCGGTGACTAAAACCGCCGGAAAAggaggaaagaaaagaaagaggacCAGGAAGGAGAGCTATGCCATCTACGTTTACAAGGTGCTGAAGCAGGTCCACCCCGACACCGGAATCTCGTCAAAGGCCATGAGCATCATGAACTCATTCGTCAACGACATCTTTGAGCGCATCGCCTCCGAGGCTTCCCGCTTGACTCACTACAACAAGCGATCCACCATCACCTCAAGGGAGATCCAGACTGCTGTCCGCCTCTTGCTCCCCGGTGAACTGGCCAAGCACGCCGTGTCTGAGGGCACCAAGGCCGTTACCAAATTCACCAGCTCCAAGTAA